A region of Paenibacillus sp. 37 DNA encodes the following proteins:
- a CDS encoding phosphotransferase enzyme family protein — protein MLSLKHLFQNNDLAEMILKNWSYDPESLDMFQYYRISSNAVYPFRDQGEVRLLRFAPVEEKNQINLSAELEFLRYLRTNHYGAMEAVPSHLGTELVEAHTPWGTYYASVFKRVPGSQLGSIDLNDSILYSYGQALGELHHLSRIFMPEQKEKRWTYTDVLDWMQEILKGFPGETAALNEVEFLRTYFATLPMTRQNFGLIHYDFELDNVFYDEDSQSCYAIDFDDSMYHWYAMDVEQSLDSLREEIEPEQWEQKKQLFLNGYWSETGERYDLESMFPACRRFANLYGYLRMLRSVAEQWSHEPEWMSGLRARLSRKMTEQAEQFGKVVNS, from the coding sequence ATGTTATCATTAAAACATTTATTTCAAAATAACGACCTTGCCGAGATGATTCTAAAGAATTGGAGTTATGATCCCGAGTCACTGGATATGTTTCAGTATTATCGCATATCCTCCAATGCGGTGTATCCGTTTAGAGATCAGGGGGAAGTCCGATTGCTTCGATTTGCCCCGGTAGAGGAAAAAAATCAAATCAACCTTAGTGCTGAACTGGAGTTCCTCCGTTATCTTCGAACGAATCATTATGGAGCCATGGAGGCTGTACCTTCTCATTTAGGGACAGAACTTGTAGAGGCTCACACCCCATGGGGAACGTACTATGCTTCCGTATTCAAGCGAGTCCCCGGATCACAGTTAGGAAGTATTGATTTGAATGACTCCATCCTGTACAGCTATGGTCAGGCGTTGGGTGAGCTGCATCATTTATCACGTATATTCATGCCTGAGCAAAAGGAGAAACGCTGGACCTATACGGATGTTTTGGATTGGATGCAGGAGATCCTGAAGGGTTTTCCTGGTGAAACGGCTGCTTTGAATGAGGTGGAGTTTCTTCGAACGTATTTTGCGACTTTACCGATGACCCGGCAAAATTTCGGTCTCATCCACTACGATTTTGAATTGGATAATGTCTTCTATGACGAAGATAGCCAGTCTTGTTACGCCATTGATTTTGATGACTCGATGTATCACTGGTACGCAATGGACGTGGAACAGAGTCTGGATAGTTTACGTGAGGAGATCGAGCCTGAACAATGGGAGCAGAAGAAACAATTGTTCCTGAACGGATACTGGTCCGAGACAGGAGAACGTTATGATCTGGAGAGTATGTTCCCCGCTTGTCGCCGTTTCGCCAACTTGTACGGCTATTTGCGTATGCTTCGATCTGTTGCAGAGCAGTGGTCACATGAGCCGGAGTGGATGAGCGGACTAAGAGCAAGATTGAGTCGGAAGATGACAGAACAGGCAGAGCAATTCGGAAAGGTAGTCAACAGCTAA
- a CDS encoding non-ribosomal peptide synthetase — protein sequence MGNVCVDLHPLTEHQRRIWYMEMLYPKSDVWMITSKMSIPEPIDFTLLERSINRVLKNNELLRTRIVLDQGENKQYIQPYEYRSLKHIHEDPALTDETWTEYVDNHPIHVHSEDLCQFYTYEGPGQYGYIIQIHHIICDGLGLFQLTDEITATYHAELKDDNANRMETTIHDYEYYINSEQQYLASKRYAKDQAFWREKFHTIPAFMELKAHNPLLTHTAARRKTMNMDHSMYVRLKDFCRQKNVSVFTFFLSTLAILLNKLTHQTDLVVGTNYANRTSKTDKDMIGMFVTTIPVRIGVEPSDTVLTLLQRISNEQKEILRHQKYPYNQLIRDLRESLSLPELNRLFGISLVYRPERFDKMQGHDVYMDNKFNGHETNDLLINIIEKINEDRIIFQMDYRTQLFSEPFMGKLFDQFLKVTEAVLEYSEQRIEQISIVSEADKQSMLIEFNDTEASYPSDKTVIQLFEEQAAATPQHTALILGDKEMNYEQLNARANGLATTLISRGIKQRELVGIIATHSMEMVIAILAVMKAGCAYIPIDPEYPDERIQHILKDSQIRFVLVNQRIDLSDSLEIIHIREDNDGHLPAGNLNLTIDMKDLAYVIYTSGSTGAPKGVLVEHRGLTNYIWWASQTYVTDGKTTFSLYSSIAFDLTITSIFTPLITGNTMIIYNSSHNKALIADVVLDPRVDLVKLTPAHLQLIQDMNIMDRSNVRTFIVGGDNLSTSLAANITRQSKHEVTIFNEYGPTETVVGCMIYAYDPHVDQTEYVPIGKPIQNTSIYVFDQSLQYVPVGVQGELLVGGDGVTRGYLNQPELTGRKYVEHPDRPGERLYRTGDLCRLREDGQMEYLGRMDDQVKIRGYRIELGEVKAAFLKIKGVRDVAVSVKTDQQSRQLCTHYVSEAYVTRRMIRDTLASLLPEYMVPTHLIKVSSIPLTINGKIDYLALSIEKPQSDEDNVYVAPSSSMEQTISAIWSEILGLDKVGVTDHFYERGGDSLKLIQIYTRLSEIGFEFSINDMFNFPTIQALSSHLEQVMEGKEGMISMEHKTIKRSKVDVLNGIMDKPIFLSTEIASVDPALKGVMSFNQESLWLVEQFEGKSTKYNIPGHVIFEGAFSEEAYVYALNQILQRHDVLRTYFVVENNTPVQRIRPYEPFGIEVQYTLRDDSQASLKRVIEEESKHQFNLETGPMYYFGLYQIHAQQYFAYFNFHHIIFDGWSQDILMAELGSYYNAYLRGENAAIEHLSIQYSDYSHWQKGKWMIEEFPTVLDYWRNQLGSTVNRSVKVLPYDREPSVNNVDTGDILLAEIPIQTIEMIKKAGMKNNASLYITMLTAYKMLLYFYSGEIEIVVGTPVANRNRAEVQKLIGYFSNSLALKTVMDPEQSVDAQIISVRNTVFEAFDHQEMPFGKLIELLNPDRASGLTPFFQTWFVLDVKNTYNIEGLNIAQNEILWGHSGKSKWDLTLNLIEADHVMNVVVEYKTELFGKSTMKRFLHDYMAVVELIAADSSRSLQAVRHDWEVMAHEYKMVLLNSSKSKKKFNKIKS from the coding sequence ATGGGAAATGTATGTGTTGATTTGCATCCTTTAACAGAGCATCAACGAAGAATATGGTACATGGAAATGTTATATCCAAAATCAGATGTATGGATGATTACATCCAAGATGAGCATACCGGAACCGATCGATTTCACCTTGCTAGAGCGGTCGATTAACAGGGTTCTGAAGAATAACGAACTGCTTCGAACTCGTATTGTACTGGATCAAGGTGAGAATAAACAATACATCCAACCTTATGAGTACAGATCACTCAAGCATATTCATGAAGATCCAGCCTTAACGGATGAGACATGGACGGAGTATGTGGATAACCATCCGATTCATGTACACAGTGAAGATCTATGTCAGTTTTATACGTATGAGGGTCCTGGACAATACGGATACATCATTCAGATTCACCATATTATCTGTGATGGTCTGGGATTATTCCAGTTGACCGATGAGATTACGGCAACCTATCATGCCGAATTGAAAGATGATAATGCAAATAGAATGGAAACTACGATTCACGATTATGAATACTATATCAATAGTGAACAACAATATCTCGCTTCCAAACGCTATGCGAAAGATCAGGCCTTTTGGAGAGAGAAGTTTCATACGATTCCCGCATTTATGGAATTGAAAGCGCATAATCCCCTTCTAACTCACACCGCAGCCAGAAGAAAAACGATGAATATGGATCACTCCATGTATGTACGTTTGAAAGATTTCTGTCGTCAGAAGAATGTCAGCGTATTCACCTTTTTTCTCTCAACTCTAGCTATTCTGCTGAATAAACTCACTCACCAAACCGATTTGGTCGTTGGAACCAACTACGCGAACCGCACGAGTAAAACAGATAAAGACATGATTGGCATGTTTGTCACCACCATACCTGTCAGGATCGGGGTAGAACCCTCTGACACCGTGTTAACCTTGCTACAACGCATTTCCAATGAACAAAAAGAAATATTGCGTCATCAGAAATATCCGTATAATCAGCTGATCCGTGATCTAAGAGAGTCGCTCTCACTACCGGAACTGAACAGACTGTTCGGTATATCACTGGTCTATCGTCCAGAACGCTTTGACAAGATGCAAGGACATGATGTCTATATGGACAACAAATTTAACGGACATGAGACGAATGATCTGCTTATCAACATTATTGAAAAAATCAATGAGGATCGTATCATATTTCAGATGGATTATCGGACCCAATTGTTCAGTGAACCGTTCATGGGCAAGCTGTTCGATCAGTTTCTTAAGGTCACGGAAGCCGTTCTGGAGTATTCTGAACAAAGGATTGAACAGATCAGCATTGTAAGCGAAGCCGATAAACAATCGATGCTTATCGAGTTTAATGATACCGAGGCGTCTTATCCTAGCGACAAAACGGTCATTCAGTTGTTTGAAGAACAGGCAGCTGCTACCCCTCAACATACAGCACTTATCCTGGGGGATAAGGAGATGAACTATGAACAATTGAATGCCAGAGCTAACGGCTTGGCTACGACACTGATCAGCAGAGGAATCAAGCAGCGAGAACTGGTAGGCATTATTGCAACCCACAGTATGGAGATGGTTATCGCGATTCTGGCTGTTATGAAAGCCGGGTGCGCTTATATTCCGATTGACCCCGAGTATCCTGATGAACGAATTCAGCATATTTTGAAAGATTCTCAGATAAGGTTTGTCCTGGTTAATCAGCGTATCGATTTGTCGGACAGTCTAGAAATCATTCATATCCGTGAAGATAATGATGGGCATTTACCAGCAGGTAATCTGAACTTGACCATAGATATGAAGGATTTGGCTTATGTCATCTACACATCAGGGTCAACTGGAGCACCGAAGGGTGTATTGGTGGAGCATAGGGGATTGACGAACTATATATGGTGGGCGAGTCAGACCTATGTTACTGACGGTAAAACGACTTTTTCCCTGTATTCATCTATCGCTTTTGACCTGACTATCACATCCATCTTTACGCCGTTGATTACGGGTAACACGATGATTATCTATAACTCGTCTCATAACAAGGCGTTGATTGCGGATGTTGTTCTGGATCCGCGAGTAGATCTGGTCAAGCTGACTCCGGCACATCTGCAATTGATTCAGGACATGAACATTATGGACAGATCCAATGTTCGAACATTTATTGTAGGTGGCGATAATTTGAGTACTTCGCTGGCTGCAAATATTACCCGGCAAAGTAAGCATGAGGTTACCATTTTCAATGAATATGGACCGACAGAGACAGTGGTGGGCTGTATGATCTATGCCTACGATCCTCATGTTGATCAAACGGAGTATGTGCCTATCGGCAAGCCTATTCAGAACACATCCATATATGTGTTTGATCAATCACTGCAATATGTTCCTGTTGGTGTTCAGGGTGAATTATTGGTTGGGGGAGACGGCGTGACCAGAGGTTATCTGAACCAACCCGAGTTGACGGGCAGAAAATACGTCGAACACCCGGATCGTCCAGGCGAGCGCTTGTACCGGACTGGGGATCTATGCCGGTTAAGAGAAGACGGTCAGATGGAATATCTCGGAAGAATGGACGATCAAGTGAAGATTCGCGGGTATCGAATTGAACTGGGTGAGGTCAAGGCAGCTTTTTTGAAAATCAAAGGAGTTCGGGATGTTGCTGTAAGCGTCAAGACGGATCAGCAATCCCGTCAGTTATGTACTCATTACGTCAGTGAAGCATATGTAACCCGGAGGATGATTCGAGATACCTTGGCATCTCTGCTGCCGGAGTATATGGTTCCCACACATCTGATCAAGGTGTCTTCCATTCCACTTACGATTAACGGCAAGATTGATTACTTGGCGTTATCGATAGAGAAGCCGCAATCGGATGAAGACAATGTGTATGTGGCGCCGAGTTCAAGCATGGAACAGACGATATCTGCCATCTGGTCTGAGATTCTTGGCCTAGACAAGGTGGGGGTGACGGACCATTTCTACGAACGGGGTGGTGATTCACTGAAGTTGATTCAGATCTATACCCGACTTTCCGAGATAGGTTTTGAGTTTTCGATTAACGATATGTTTAATTTCCCTACAATCCAAGCCTTAAGTTCACATCTGGAACAGGTCATGGAAGGAAAGGAAGGCATGATAAGCATGGAACACAAGACAATAAAGAGATCCAAAGTGGATGTATTGAACGGAATTATGGACAAGCCGATCTTCCTTTCAACAGAGATTGCGAGCGTTGATCCGGCGCTCAAAGGTGTGATGTCATTCAATCAGGAATCCCTGTGGCTGGTTGAACAGTTCGAAGGAAAGAGCACCAAGTATAACATTCCCGGACATGTCATTTTCGAAGGCGCATTCTCGGAAGAGGCATACGTCTATGCATTGAATCAGATCCTACAGCGGCATGATGTATTGAGAACGTATTTTGTTGTAGAGAACAATACACCTGTGCAGCGAATCAGACCTTACGAGCCTTTTGGCATAGAGGTCCAGTATACGCTGAGGGATGACTCCCAAGCTAGTCTGAAGCGTGTGATTGAAGAAGAATCCAAACACCAATTCAACCTGGAAACCGGGCCGATGTATTATTTTGGATTGTATCAGATCCATGCACAACAATATTTTGCCTATTTTAATTTTCATCACATTATCTTCGATGGCTGGTCGCAGGATATCCTGATGGCTGAACTGGGGTCATACTATAATGCTTATCTGAGGGGAGAAAATGCTGCAATAGAGCATTTGAGTATTCAATATTCCGACTATTCACATTGGCAAAAAGGTAAATGGATGATTGAAGAATTTCCGACAGTTCTGGATTATTGGCGCAACCAGTTGGGAAGTACCGTCAACCGATCGGTAAAAGTATTGCCCTATGACCGGGAGCCTTCGGTGAACAACGTGGATACCGGAGATATACTGCTCGCAGAAATTCCGATACAAACCATTGAAATGATCAAAAAGGCCGGTATGAAAAACAATGCCAGTCTGTACATCACCATGCTCACCGCCTACAAAATGTTGCTGTACTTTTACTCGGGTGAAATCGAGATCGTCGTAGGAACACCCGTCGCAAACCGGAATCGTGCAGAAGTGCAGAAGTTGATCGGATATTTCTCCAACAGCCTTGCCTTGAAGACGGTCATGGACCCGGAACAGTCCGTGGATGCCCAGATTATTTCGGTTAGAAATACGGTATTTGAAGCGTTTGATCATCAGGAGATGCCTTTCGGCAAGCTGATTGAACTGCTGAACCCGGATCGTGCTTCGGGGCTCACCCCGTTCTTCCAGACGTGGTTTGTACTTGATGTCAAAAATACGTACAACATCGAAGGACTAAATATTGCTCAGAATGAAATTTTGTGGGGACACAGCGGCAAGAGCAAGTGGGATCTGACATTAAATCTTATCGAAGCTGACCATGTAATGAATGTAGTGGTGGAATACAAAACAGAGTTGTTCGGCAAATCCACCATGAAGAGATTCCTGCATGATTATATGGCAGTAGTAGAGCTGATTGCAGCTGATTCCTCCCGGAGTCTTCAAGCTGTTCGTCATGATTGGGAGGTGATGGCCCACGAGTACAAGATGGTGTTGCTGAATAGCAGTAAGAGCAAAAAAAAATTTAACAAAATTAAATCCTAG
- a CDS encoding TauD/TfdA family dioxygenase encodes MKKKFDKGAQMVIQKEIVKQSFLEEGQELPLVIKPNVAGLDLNQWYLNNKDMVEEKILKYGGVLFRGFDTTTPESFYGFIDVSCPEPLSYKEGATPRTQVQGKVYTSTEFPNEETIAPHNELSYVMTWPKKIWFSSIVVADEGGETPIVDVRKVYNLIDPDIRDVFAEKGWMLVRNYGTGFGQTWQYVFHTESKDEVEQYCLDNNMTCQWNEDGTLTTKQVRPAITIHPDTKENLWFNHIAFWHSSSLNEEVRNLMLEEFGESGLPYQTYYGDGTSIDADVAAHIRQAYADATIAFPWQAGDILMLDNMLVAHARNPYQGDRKVLVAMGEPVSR; translated from the coding sequence ATGAAGAAGAAATTTGATAAAGGCGCGCAGATGGTCATCCAGAAAGAAATTGTGAAGCAATCGTTTCTGGAGGAAGGTCAGGAACTGCCGTTGGTAATCAAACCCAATGTAGCCGGTCTGGATCTGAATCAATGGTATCTCAACAATAAGGATATGGTAGAAGAGAAAATTTTGAAATATGGTGGCGTGCTGTTCAGAGGTTTTGATACTACCACACCAGAGAGCTTTTATGGGTTCATCGATGTAAGCTGCCCCGAACCGCTCAGTTATAAGGAAGGAGCGACACCGAGAACCCAAGTACAGGGCAAGGTGTATACGTCAACGGAATTTCCGAACGAGGAGACTATTGCACCGCATAATGAATTGTCCTATGTCATGACATGGCCCAAAAAAATCTGGTTTTCCAGTATTGTTGTTGCTGATGAAGGAGGAGAAACACCTATTGTGGATGTACGGAAAGTATATAACCTCATTGATCCGGACATTCGGGATGTTTTTGCAGAGAAAGGCTGGATGTTGGTTCGAAACTATGGAACCGGATTCGGACAGACCTGGCAGTATGTTTTCCACACAGAGTCCAAGGATGAGGTCGAGCAATATTGCCTGGACAACAACATGACTTGCCAATGGAATGAGGATGGAACATTGACAACGAAGCAGGTGAGACCGGCTATTACGATCCACCCGGATACCAAAGAGAACCTGTGGTTTAATCATATTGCCTTCTGGCATAGCAGTAGCCTGAACGAGGAAGTTCGCAACTTGATGCTCGAAGAATTCGGAGAGAGTGGCTTGCCATACCAGACGTACTATGGAGACGGAACTTCAATTGATGCTGATGTGGCTGCACATATTCGTCAGGCTTATGCGGATGCCACGATCGCCTTTCCATGGCAAGCGGGAGATATTCTTATGCTGGACAATATGCTGGTGGCGCATGCACGGAACCCGTACCAAGGAGATCGGAAAGTACTCGTAGCCATGGGAGAACCGGTGAGTCGTTAA
- a CDS encoding non-ribosomal peptide synthetase, with amino-acid sequence MENVMLGYPLSPQQKRLHELNNNGLTSRVPSVIAVNIKGECSNGQIELAVKRIAEKYSTLRTSIEADPNYGVHLQKVDSETRSRFRTAYSDEPIQEQDLQGLIRKELDTWTGDYSLEAINVDLSERSKLLILAFDPQFSDIEPAVILEDLSQFIAAEVDPELLEEEVPYYAVSEWLNDLLTNDEHAEERSFWNNKRFDHVDKQLSMVSGSGTTSITMASFPVEGSPELWAELEKVAEKTGSTIDNVALACWNLTLHLLGEDKDLTVGVHTRGRQDEDLEKVVGALNRYVPLYSGLKEDDTLTQFFQRTTSEAKDSAEYADYFDFKMFSKSDSSQSVFSYGFESRDASSVVESGGYTFRVVYQSEQIEPVHLGLNIQQYPERRDIVLRYNKETYTPTEIGYVADIFTHICNKAYVNLDEPVSFNIIPDHLTFTLQSILQGEVREYATSTLIEMLDEQASKTPDQIAIVSGNTLLTFREIHEKSKQLAHYLHRTRSVGHGDVVGVSVERSPELVIALVSVLRAGAAYVPLDPDYPNERLSYICENAHIKTVLLLNKNNERLNSLFANPVFLEEEGEAIATEPTDASAIGVDARDIAYILYTSGSTGRPKGVKVSHQAISNHMHWMNNEFPLSGEDAVLQKTSINFDASVWEFYAPLTTGARLVLAEPDKHADPDYLLDIIHKERITTLQVVPTMLQALVEKEALSSAPLKRVFSGGERLGIPLQKAFLDRSNAQLINLYGPTEASIDTTYHICDRDNVHETIGRPIHNTNLLVLDSNLNLVPPGVAGELYISGKGLADGYVDEHLNDLAFLTHAYTPDKVMYKTGDRVRYFPDGHIEYIGRVDRQVKLRGYRIELGEIEKVLNEHPHVRLAAAKLQEKTEPLLAAYVELDTDGEIQDVKQWISSALPEYMIPNVIQVLEHLPLLSNGKIDYHALPDVDISSGAEYAAPTTSVEQIVAQIWRAVLKREQISIDENFFALGGHSLIATQVISGIRQQVGVNLPLRKIFDAPTIRELSEVIENLLLEANGYSAEGN; translated from the coding sequence ATGGAAAATGTAATGCTGGGTTATCCCCTTTCACCACAACAGAAACGACTGCATGAACTGAATAATAACGGATTAACATCACGCGTCCCAAGTGTAATTGCTGTTAACATCAAAGGTGAGTGCTCGAATGGTCAGATTGAATTAGCCGTGAAGAGAATAGCCGAGAAATACAGTACACTCCGCACCTCCATAGAAGCCGATCCCAATTATGGGGTCCATCTTCAGAAAGTAGATTCGGAGACCAGAAGCCGATTCCGTACTGCATATTCGGATGAACCGATTCAGGAGCAGGATCTCCAAGGGCTGATCCGAAAGGAGTTGGACACATGGACAGGTGATTATTCACTGGAAGCCATTAATGTGGATCTGTCCGAACGTTCCAAACTGTTGATTCTCGCTTTTGATCCGCAATTCTCGGATATTGAACCTGCCGTTATTCTTGAAGACTTGTCTCAATTCATTGCGGCCGAGGTAGACCCTGAACTTTTGGAAGAAGAGGTACCGTATTATGCTGTATCCGAGTGGTTGAATGACCTGTTGACCAATGATGAGCACGCGGAGGAAAGAAGTTTTTGGAACAATAAACGGTTTGATCATGTTGATAAACAATTGTCCATGGTATCCGGTAGCGGAACCACGAGTATTACGATGGCAAGTTTCCCTGTGGAAGGGTCACCAGAATTGTGGGCTGAACTTGAGAAAGTAGCAGAGAAGACTGGAAGTACAATAGATAACGTTGCGCTCGCCTGCTGGAATTTGACTTTGCATCTGCTGGGCGAGGATAAGGACCTAACGGTTGGCGTACATACGCGTGGCCGACAAGATGAGGATTTGGAGAAGGTTGTCGGTGCATTGAATCGATACGTACCTCTGTACTCGGGCTTGAAAGAGGACGACACGCTGACTCAGTTTTTCCAAAGAACGACGAGTGAAGCGAAAGATAGTGCAGAATATGCAGATTATTTTGACTTCAAAATGTTTAGCAAATCGGATTCGAGTCAATCTGTGTTCTCTTATGGATTCGAGAGTCGGGATGCATCATCCGTGGTGGAATCGGGTGGTTACACATTCCGGGTTGTGTATCAGTCGGAACAGATTGAACCGGTTCACCTTGGACTCAACATCCAGCAATACCCTGAACGTAGAGATATCGTTCTTCGATATAACAAGGAAACGTACACTCCGACAGAGATTGGCTACGTAGCAGATATATTCACACATATTTGCAACAAGGCTTATGTGAATCTGGATGAACCCGTATCGTTCAACATCATCCCTGATCATCTGACATTTACATTGCAATCGATTCTTCAAGGAGAAGTTCGGGAATATGCAACCTCTACATTGATAGAAATGCTGGACGAGCAAGCCTCGAAGACACCAGATCAGATTGCGATTGTGTCTGGTAACACACTGCTTACGTTCCGGGAGATCCATGAGAAGTCCAAACAGCTTGCCCATTATCTGCATCGGACAAGAAGTGTAGGGCATGGAGATGTAGTCGGGGTAAGCGTGGAGAGATCTCCTGAGCTGGTCATAGCCCTTGTGTCTGTGCTTCGGGCAGGAGCAGCTTATGTACCACTTGATCCGGATTATCCGAATGAGCGATTGTCCTATATCTGTGAGAATGCCCACATTAAAACGGTGCTGTTGTTGAATAAAAACAACGAACGGCTCAATTCCCTTTTTGCCAATCCTGTATTTCTTGAAGAAGAAGGCGAGGCCATTGCAACCGAGCCCACAGACGCATCGGCAATCGGAGTAGATGCCAGAGACATCGCCTATATCCTCTATACTTCCGGTTCCACAGGCAGACCCAAAGGGGTCAAAGTGTCACATCAGGCCATCAGCAACCATATGCATTGGATGAACAATGAATTTCCACTGAGCGGGGAAGACGCTGTATTGCAGAAAACATCAATTAATTTCGATGCATCAGTATGGGAGTTCTATGCACCGCTCACTACGGGCGCAAGGCTGGTTCTTGCTGAGCCGGACAAGCATGCTGATCCCGACTATCTGCTCGATATTATTCATAAGGAACGAATCACGACGTTACAGGTTGTACCTACCATGCTTCAGGCTTTGGTGGAAAAAGAAGCGCTCTCTTCAGCACCGTTAAAAAGGGTGTTCAGCGGCGGAGAGAGACTGGGAATTCCACTCCAGAAGGCTTTCTTAGATAGATCCAACGCTCAGTTGATTAACTTGTACGGCCCAACTGAGGCGAGTATCGATACGACGTATCATATCTGTGACAGGGATAACGTTCATGAAACGATCGGCAGACCCATTCATAATACGAATCTGCTCGTGCTCGACTCGAACCTGAATCTTGTCCCGCCAGGTGTTGCCGGAGAGTTATATATCAGCGGGAAGGGCCTGGCAGATGGATATGTGGATGAACATCTTAATGATCTGGCTTTCCTGACACATGCTTATACGCCGGACAAGGTGATGTACAAAACCGGCGACAGAGTGCGTTATTTCCCTGATGGTCATATCGAATACATTGGCAGGGTTGACCGGCAGGTGAAGTTAAGAGGGTATCGGATCGAACTCGGCGAGATCGAGAAGGTTCTAAATGAACACCCTCATGTGCGACTTGCAGCGGCGAAGTTGCAAGAGAAGACTGAACCATTGCTGGCTGCCTATGTAGAACTGGATACCGATGGAGAGATTCAGGATGTCAAACAGTGGATTTCATCCGCACTTCCCGAATATATGATTCCGAACGTCATCCAGGTACTGGAGCATTTACCGCTGCTGAGCAATGGGAAAATTGATTATCACGCCCTGCCGGATGTGGATATCAGTTCCGGGGCGGAATATGCCGCACCAACGACAAGCGTTGAGCAGATTGTTGCCCAGATCTGGAGAGCGGTATTGAAGCGGGAGCAGATTAGTATTGATGAGAACTTCTTTGCACTCGGAGGGCATTCGCTTATCGCAACGCAGGTCATCTCTGGGATCAGACAACAGGTAGGTGTTAATCTGCCGCTACGTAAAATATTTGATGCGCCTACCATTCGTGAATTGTCCGAAGTGATTGAGAATCTGTTGTTGGAAGCGAATGGATATTCTGCGGAGGGTAATTAA